A window from Candidatus Nitrospira neomarina encodes these proteins:
- the lpxA gene encoding acyl-ACP--UDP-N-acetylglucosamine O-acyltransferase — MNIHPTAIVHPKATIGEDVVIGPYCVVGEHVTIGDQTELVAHVCIEGHTDIGRCCRFFPFASIGTPPQHLQYKDEPTRVCLGDHNIVRENVTINRGTAFGSGVTRIGHHNFFMAYTHVAHDCELGNYIVMANAANLAGHVSVGNSVVIGGLVGVHQYVRIGEYAMVGGCSALGRDVPPFVRAAGGYRAQMFGLNTIALRRHGFSGARMNTLKAAFELLFRQGHRLQEAIKLARNEYGESTDVMTLLTFLESTSRGICQVSSRELDDEEE, encoded by the coding sequence ATGAATATTCATCCCACAGCAATTGTCCATCCCAAAGCTACAATAGGTGAAGATGTCGTCATCGGGCCCTATTGTGTCGTGGGTGAACATGTCACGATTGGAGATCAAACCGAATTAGTGGCTCATGTGTGTATAGAGGGGCATACGGACATTGGCCGGTGTTGCCGGTTTTTTCCATTTGCGTCTATTGGAACCCCTCCGCAGCATTTGCAATATAAAGATGAGCCCACCAGAGTCTGTCTCGGGGATCATAATATTGTTCGTGAGAATGTGACAATTAATCGAGGGACAGCTTTTGGAAGCGGAGTGACCAGAATCGGGCACCATAATTTTTTCATGGCCTATACTCATGTGGCTCATGATTGTGAGCTGGGTAATTATATTGTGATGGCCAATGCGGCAAACTTAGCCGGCCATGTCTCCGTGGGCAATTCTGTCGTGATCGGAGGCTTAGTCGGGGTGCACCAATATGTACGGATTGGTGAATATGCGATGGTGGGAGGGTGTTCCGCCCTAGGACGGGATGTCCCGCCGTTTGTTCGTGCGGCAGGAGGATATCGTGCACAAATGTTTGGGCTGAATACGATCGCGTTGCGACGCCATGGGTTTTCCGGAGCACGCATGAATACCTTAAAGGCCGCATTTGAACTCCTATTCCGACAGGGACATCGCCTGCAAGAAGCCATTAAACTGGCTCGTAACGAGTACGGGGAAAGCACAGACGTCATGACGTTACTCACCTTTCTGGAGAGTACCAGTCGGGGGATCTGCCAAGTGTCTTCACGGGAGTTGGATGATGAAGAGGAGTAA
- a CDS encoding Gfo/Idh/MocA family protein: MTQSLRVGVIGVGHLGRHHARIYGTLPSVTLVGVSDTDTSRGHLVADECKVPYFQDVDELLSLVDAVSVAVPTSAHGVVVTTCLQRGCHVLVEKPIASHVWEGEQLVELAKVRGTILQVGHIERFNPIVEVMRPLVSQPGFIECHRLSPFQPRGTDVDVVRDLMIHDLDLLLSLGLGPILQVEARGMPVFTDLPDIANVRIFFESGCLANLTASRISTGRLRKIRVYQRDRYLSVDFGGKEAVMNTRRSLEGGTFEVETQHIKGDEGDALTRELGCFVQSILGNPSARGVSGEEGVEALRVATQVVSLIQQHAGHSPR, translated from the coding sequence ATGACACAATCCTTACGAGTTGGGGTGATTGGTGTTGGTCATTTGGGCCGACATCATGCTCGCATATATGGAACCCTGCCTTCTGTGACCTTAGTTGGGGTTTCTGATACCGATACCTCACGCGGGCATCTGGTAGCGGATGAATGTAAAGTACCGTATTTTCAGGATGTGGACGAGCTGCTGTCTTTGGTCGATGCGGTGAGTGTGGCGGTCCCGACCTCGGCACATGGTGTTGTGGTCACGACATGTTTGCAACGCGGATGCCATGTTCTGGTCGAGAAGCCAATTGCCAGCCATGTGTGGGAAGGTGAGCAGTTAGTCGAGCTGGCGAAAGTCCGGGGGACCATACTGCAGGTTGGACATATTGAACGATTTAATCCGATCGTAGAAGTGATGCGTCCTCTCGTGAGTCAACCTGGCTTTATTGAATGTCACCGTCTAAGTCCTTTTCAGCCTCGAGGAACGGATGTCGATGTGGTACGGGATCTCATGATTCATGATTTGGATCTGTTGTTATCCTTAGGGTTGGGTCCTATCCTGCAGGTGGAGGCGAGAGGTATGCCGGTGTTTACCGATCTGCCCGATATTGCCAATGTGCGGATTTTCTTTGAAAGCGGGTGTCTGGCGAATTTGACTGCCAGCCGCATCTCGACTGGACGCCTGCGAAAGATCAGAGTCTATCAACGGGATCGCTATCTCTCGGTTGATTTTGGTGGAAAAGAGGCTGTGATGAACACCAGGAGAAGTTTGGAAGGTGGAACGTTTGAAGTTGAAACGCAACATATCAAGGGTGATGAAGGCGATGCCCTGACTCGTGAATTGGGTTGCTTCGTTCAATCGATTCTGGGAAATCCTTCCGCCCGAGGTGTCTCAGGAGAAGAAGGGGTGGAAGCTCTGCGAGTCGCAACTCAAGTGGTCTCGCTCATTCAACAACATGCCGGGCACTCGCCACGGTAA
- a CDS encoding D-glycero-alpha-D-manno-heptose-1,7-bisphosphate 7-phosphatase gives MRNDSAARGRAVFLDRDGTLNHDTGYVTSPQQLMLFSGVPEAIARLNDLGVMVLLVTNQSAIGRGMMTIEGLESIHDRLEELIRPYGARIDGIFFCPHHPQDGCGCRKPKAGLIQQAVTRFALDASQCYLVGDKRSDLEAARTASVPGVLVMTSSYSADVVKARDAGQVPIAYVADSFVHAVDWIEQQIMNRDNRIRQNR, from the coding sequence ATGAGAAATGATTCTGCCGCGCGGGGGAGGGCCGTGTTTTTGGATCGGGATGGCACCTTGAACCACGATACGGGGTATGTCACTTCTCCCCAACAATTGATGTTGTTTTCCGGAGTCCCTGAAGCCATCGCTCGATTAAATGACTTAGGAGTTATGGTGCTTCTGGTCACCAATCAATCGGCTATTGGTCGAGGGATGATGACCATCGAAGGGTTGGAATCGATTCATGACAGGCTGGAGGAGTTGATTCGTCCCTATGGAGCCAGGATTGATGGTATTTTCTTTTGCCCTCATCATCCTCAAGACGGATGTGGATGTCGAAAGCCCAAGGCGGGATTAATTCAACAAGCGGTCACTCGATTTGCTCTCGATGCATCGCAGTGTTATCTGGTCGGGGACAAACGCAGTGATTTAGAGGCGGCTCGCACCGCCTCGGTACCCGGTGTCCTGGTCATGACGAGTTCGTATAGTGCGGATGTGGTGAAGGCGAGAGATGCCGGACAGGTGCCGATTGCCTATGTCGCGGACAGCTTTGTGCATGCCGTTGACTGGATAGAACAGCAGATAATGAACCGTGACAACCGAATCAGACAAAACCGTTGA
- a CDS encoding LpxI family protein, translated as MISPEQDERIGLIAGNGRFPIIFADNVRRLGFSVSAIAHVGETLPELESHVDRIHWLKVGQFSKALAALKGDGIRQAVMLGGIHKTHVFTALRPDLRALAIFSRLKHWKDDAILRAVAGELEREGIQIRESTFGLEGILAREGNLAHRKPTSKEWDDIQFGWDTLETLGKLDIGQCVLVKNRVIVAVEAVEGTDGTITRGGTLGGKGTVVVKRTKPHQDLRFDLPAVGPQTIQSMVAVKASVLAIEAGRTVILDREEMCVNARSAGIAIVGIAPTGPLQHAASSDASP; from the coding sequence ATGATTTCTCCTGAGCAAGATGAGCGGATTGGACTGATTGCGGGTAACGGGCGTTTTCCGATTATTTTTGCCGATAATGTCCGGCGGTTGGGGTTTTCGGTTTCCGCCATTGCGCATGTGGGTGAGACACTTCCGGAACTTGAATCCCATGTTGATCGCATTCATTGGCTCAAGGTCGGGCAGTTTAGCAAGGCCTTGGCGGCATTAAAGGGTGATGGCATCCGCCAGGCCGTCATGTTGGGTGGTATCCATAAAACGCATGTTTTCACGGCACTTCGGCCGGACCTCCGGGCCTTGGCCATTTTTAGCCGTTTGAAACATTGGAAGGATGATGCGATTCTCAGGGCGGTGGCTGGAGAATTAGAGCGGGAAGGGATTCAGATCCGGGAGTCCACGTTTGGCCTGGAAGGCATTCTGGCGAGAGAGGGCAATCTCGCCCATAGGAAACCAACGAGCAAAGAGTGGGACGATATTCAATTTGGTTGGGATACTCTGGAAACCTTGGGTAAGTTAGATATTGGGCAATGTGTCCTGGTGAAAAATCGGGTGATTGTTGCCGTTGAAGCCGTTGAGGGAACGGATGGGACCATTACTCGTGGAGGGACACTTGGTGGCAAGGGAACCGTGGTGGTCAAACGCACGAAACCGCACCAGGATCTTCGGTTTGATTTGCCGGCTGTTGGTCCTCAAACCATTCAGTCCATGGTCGCGGTTAAGGCTTCAGTTCTCGCGATTGAAGCCGGGCGCACGGTCATTCTCGATCGAGAAGAGATGTGTGTAAACGCCAGATCAGCAGGTATCGCGATCGTGGGAATTGCTCCAACAGGCCCTTTACAGCATGCCGCGTCTTCCGATGCTTCACCATAG
- the waaF gene encoding lipopolysaccharide heptosyltransferase II, which yields MNILVRVPNWIGDAVMCLPALMDLRNHDPHAKITVLARPIIGELLEGHPGVDEVMMYIHQGEHQGLSGLWHLIQLVKRKKFDRAVLFQNAFEAALIVWVAGIPSRIGYATDGRRWLLSEPVPRPDRAPLHHTAYYQELVKTITHSPGKNDGTPQLFLSPEVKQACARQFPELFLPSDGMVIGINPGSVYGSAKRWIPERFAEVGDRLVEQLTKEFPGAPCVRCVLIGGKGEEVLAQDIARRMRNEPVVLSGKTTIQELMGVLTRCSVLITNDTGPMHVAQALGVPVAAIFGSTDPSTTSPHEQFSGVVTGSVRCAPCLLRACPIDHRCMTQVSVEQVVDVALSQIRMSSGYRNEGRIRGHVG from the coding sequence ATGAACATTCTCGTCCGCGTCCCCAACTGGATCGGAGATGCCGTGATGTGCTTGCCGGCACTCATGGATTTACGGAATCATGATCCGCATGCCAAGATCACGGTGTTAGCCAGGCCGATCATCGGAGAATTGTTGGAAGGACATCCGGGCGTGGATGAGGTCATGATGTATATCCATCAAGGGGAACATCAGGGCCTTTCCGGGCTTTGGCACCTCATTCAACTTGTGAAAAGAAAGAAATTTGATCGTGCGGTATTATTCCAAAATGCCTTTGAAGCGGCCCTCATTGTCTGGGTGGCCGGCATCCCATCCCGCATCGGATATGCGACGGACGGACGGCGTTGGCTTCTGTCCGAACCTGTGCCCAGACCGGATCGGGCTCCCCTGCATCATACGGCGTATTATCAGGAACTCGTGAAAACCATCACCCACTCTCCCGGGAAAAACGACGGGACCCCTCAACTTTTTCTCTCTCCTGAGGTGAAGCAGGCATGTGCCAGACAGTTTCCTGAGCTATTTCTTCCATCAGACGGTATGGTCATTGGGATCAATCCCGGTTCGGTGTATGGATCAGCCAAGCGATGGATACCGGAACGTTTCGCGGAGGTGGGTGATCGGCTGGTTGAACAGCTGACAAAAGAATTTCCGGGGGCTCCGTGTGTCCGCTGTGTCCTGATTGGAGGCAAAGGAGAAGAAGTGCTTGCGCAGGACATTGCCAGACGAATGCGGAATGAGCCGGTTGTCCTGTCAGGAAAAACCACCATACAGGAGTTAATGGGAGTGTTGACACGCTGCTCCGTCTTGATTACCAACGACACGGGACCCATGCATGTGGCACAGGCTCTTGGGGTACCGGTCGCGGCGATTTTTGGTTCAACGGATCCCTCCACGACAAGTCCTCATGAGCAATTCAGTGGCGTGGTGACGGGATCGGTCCGTTGTGCACCCTGTTTATTGCGCGCCTGCCCGATTGACCATCGTTGCATGACCCAAGTGTCCGTTGAGCAGGTTGTGGACGTCGCGCTGTCTCAAATCAGGATGTCATCGGGCTATCGGAATGAGGGTCGGATCAGAGGGCATGTTGGATGA
- the lpxB gene encoding lipid-A-disaccharide synthase produces the protein MPKIFLVTGETSGDIHGAHLALALRELNPAVELIGVGGSRMLAAGVSLLPHVKRVDAMGVPGIRQLIQGWKTLRTLTRYLQRERFDVIILIDSPGLNLRLAKAIAQRSCKIIYYIAPQVWAWGSRRITVIRRVVSHVLAILPFEEAYFQKAGIPCTYVGHPLLDELKPAYDMVHERQELGLNREDLVIGLLPGSRVREVREVLPAFLRSVEQIRNQYPRVQVLLAQAHSLSDSMMNEFLGHCREQVKVVKGLSNEVMAASNLLLVTSGTATLQAALIGTPMVVVYRTSPLTYHIAKRLVKIPYISLVNILAGQEIVPELIQDRMTPDDIAHEALGILQDARRQHDMTQAFHTIRTALGGAGASKRAAACILAEATV, from the coding sequence ATGCCAAAAATCTTCTTAGTGACCGGTGAAACATCTGGCGATATTCACGGAGCGCACTTAGCCCTGGCACTTCGGGAACTGAATCCCGCTGTGGAATTAATCGGTGTGGGTGGGAGTCGGATGTTGGCAGCCGGGGTCTCGCTTCTTCCCCATGTCAAACGGGTAGATGCCATGGGCGTTCCGGGGATCCGGCAGCTCATACAGGGGTGGAAGACCCTACGAACGCTGACTCGTTACCTCCAACGTGAACGGTTTGACGTCATTATCCTTATCGACAGTCCGGGATTGAATCTTCGCCTGGCCAAGGCCATCGCACAACGGTCATGCAAAATTATCTATTACATTGCCCCTCAGGTGTGGGCATGGGGAAGCCGTCGTATCACAGTCATTCGAAGAGTGGTCAGCCATGTGTTAGCGATTCTTCCATTCGAAGAGGCCTATTTTCAAAAAGCCGGCATTCCCTGCACGTATGTTGGCCATCCATTATTGGATGAGCTAAAGCCTGCCTATGATATGGTGCATGAGCGTCAGGAATTAGGTTTGAACAGAGAGGATCTGGTGATCGGTCTGCTGCCCGGGAGTCGTGTCCGGGAAGTCCGGGAGGTGTTGCCGGCCTTCCTCCGTTCGGTTGAACAGATTCGGAATCAATACCCTAGAGTTCAAGTCCTTCTTGCGCAAGCGCATTCACTGTCCGATTCGATGATGAATGAGTTCCTTGGACATTGTAGAGAACAGGTCAAGGTAGTCAAAGGTCTGTCCAATGAGGTGATGGCGGCGTCAAATCTTTTACTGGTGACCTCTGGGACGGCGACGTTGCAAGCGGCACTGATTGGAACACCGATGGTCGTGGTCTATCGAACATCTCCCTTGACCTATCATATTGCCAAACGGCTGGTTAAAATTCCTTATATTAGTCTAGTGAATATTTTAGCCGGTCAAGAAATTGTTCCGGAGCTAATACAGGATCGTATGACCCCGGATGATATCGCCCACGAAGCCTTAGGCATTTTGCAAGACGCTCGCCGCCAACACGACATGACCCAGGCTTTCCACACCATTCGGACTGCTCTGGGGGGGGCGGGAGCGTCGAAACGGGCTGCAGCATGTATCCTTGCTGAGGCGACCGTATGA
- the lpxK gene encoding tetraacyldisaccharide 4'-kinase: MNTTSPSLDVNPERLWRWLDRRCPWILRWCAVPYGAVGHLRRTAYQRGWFPQHRLPKPVISVGNMTVGGTGKTPLVMWLAARLHERGKRVAILSRGYGREFSAVNRLVSDGVSLKEDWRSVGDEAMLMARKCPWAIVAVGTDRYRLGQWVLEQASCDCFLLDDGFQHLSLYRDLDVLVFDVTDVEGLRGVVPAGRMREPLSAAKWATTFVFSRTEQVISVASLQNRIEQSVGTSIVPIRLETGPGIFTHIATGKSQPAGAFKGTSCLLFSGIGNPASFRTSVVSCGLTVGEEIRYPDHFAYSEKDVEAIRVKMRRVGLALAITTEKDAVKIREHLKCDDPLWSLDVQVRITQGEDQLREQVHTICP; this comes from the coding sequence GTGAACACAACGTCTCCTTCCCTTGATGTGAACCCGGAACGGCTCTGGCGTTGGTTGGACCGGCGTTGCCCATGGATTCTCCGGTGGTGTGCCGTTCCCTATGGTGCAGTCGGTCATTTGCGGAGGACGGCCTATCAACGTGGCTGGTTTCCTCAACATCGACTGCCAAAACCGGTGATCAGTGTGGGCAATATGACCGTGGGGGGTACCGGGAAGACTCCATTGGTGATGTGGTTGGCCGCCAGACTTCATGAGCGGGGCAAGCGGGTGGCGATTTTAAGCCGAGGGTATGGAAGGGAATTTTCGGCAGTGAATAGGCTGGTCTCTGACGGGGTTTCGCTGAAGGAAGATTGGCGATCGGTAGGGGATGAAGCCATGCTGATGGCGCGCAAGTGCCCATGGGCGATTGTGGCTGTGGGAACCGATCGGTATCGTCTGGGACAGTGGGTGTTAGAGCAGGCCTCATGCGATTGCTTTCTTCTTGATGATGGCTTCCAGCATCTTTCTCTCTACCGTGATCTGGACGTGCTCGTATTTGATGTAACTGATGTTGAGGGCTTAAGGGGAGTCGTGCCCGCCGGTCGAATGCGTGAACCGCTGTCCGCAGCTAAGTGGGCCACAACATTCGTTTTCAGTCGCACGGAACAAGTTATATCTGTCGCATCACTTCAGAATCGAATTGAACAGAGCGTGGGAACGTCGATTGTTCCCATACGTCTGGAAACCGGACCTGGAATATTCACGCATATTGCGACAGGGAAATCTCAACCGGCCGGGGCCTTCAAGGGGACATCCTGTTTGCTCTTTAGCGGGATAGGCAATCCCGCCTCCTTTCGAACGAGTGTGGTCTCCTGTGGGTTGACGGTGGGTGAGGAGATTCGGTACCCCGATCATTTTGCCTATTCAGAAAAAGATGTTGAAGCGATTCGTGTAAAGATGCGACGTGTAGGGCTCGCTCTGGCGATCACAACAGAAAAAGATGCTGTGAAAATTCGAGAGCACCTGAAATGTGATGATCCTCTATGGTCGTTGGATGTGCAAGTCCGGATAACTCAAGGGGAAGACCAGTTACGTGAACAGGTCCATACCATCTGCCCATAG
- the msbA gene encoding lipid A export permease/ATP-binding protein MsbA: MKTFWRIVSYLKGYRLRLLGAFVCSAGVAGLSAVYAWLVQPVLDGIFIERNQEMLLILPLAVLGVAILKASFAYGQGYLMSYVGHWLVSDIRQQLFIHIVRLPIRFHDANTSGRLMARVISDVNEMANAIPSVLKDIFQQGLTFVAMLSVVFYQNWKLATIVLVVLPFSSLVLIRVGRRIRKLSKRGQESIGRMASVLKEAFSGIKIVKAYGQEEKEADRFSLTNQAFRTAKVKSSQTSAMASPLLEVIGVCGVAFIIWYGGGLVIAGEMKPGEFFSFLAAMFMAYAPLRKMSGANESVQRALAGAQRVFQVLDLESELAKDEGKKILPPMTKNLEFSGVNFRYEGSDEAALHGINFTINVGEVVAFVGASGSGKTTLVSLVPRFYRPTEGAVKIDGEDIRLVDRSSLRRQIGIVSQETVLFDDTIRNNIAYGRLDASEEAVIEAARAAFAWEFIERLPQGLDTLVGENGLRLSGGQRQRLAIARAILRDPPILILDEATSALDSESEKLVQKALANLVKARTTLIIAHRLSTVQHADRIVVMNRGKIEEIGTHATLLQQGGLYTRLYQTQFLLTQPEPLPTTS, from the coding sequence ATGAAGACCTTCTGGCGAATCGTGTCTTATCTGAAGGGGTACCGCCTGCGGTTGCTTGGCGCGTTTGTCTGTTCTGCCGGGGTGGCAGGATTATCAGCGGTCTATGCGTGGCTTGTCCAACCGGTTCTGGATGGAATTTTCATTGAGCGCAATCAAGAGATGTTGCTCATCCTTCCGTTGGCTGTCCTGGGTGTCGCAATTTTGAAAGCCTCTTTTGCCTATGGACAGGGTTATCTCATGAGTTATGTGGGCCACTGGCTGGTGTCCGATATTCGCCAACAATTGTTTATTCATATCGTGCGCCTGCCTATTCGGTTTCACGATGCGAATACGTCAGGACGGTTGATGGCCAGGGTGATTAGCGATGTCAACGAAATGGCAAATGCCATTCCCAGTGTGTTGAAGGATATCTTTCAACAGGGGCTCACGTTTGTGGCGATGCTGTCCGTGGTCTTTTATCAAAATTGGAAACTCGCGACGATTGTGTTGGTCGTATTACCCTTCTCTTCATTGGTGTTGATCCGCGTCGGCCGGCGGATTCGAAAACTTTCAAAGCGTGGTCAGGAATCCATTGGAAGAATGGCTTCCGTCTTAAAAGAAGCGTTTTCCGGTATCAAGATCGTGAAGGCCTACGGTCAGGAAGAAAAGGAGGCTGACCGATTCTCGTTGACGAATCAAGCCTTTCGGACAGCAAAAGTGAAGTCGTCTCAAACCTCAGCGATGGCCTCTCCACTTCTTGAAGTCATTGGAGTCTGCGGTGTGGCCTTTATTATCTGGTATGGGGGAGGATTAGTCATTGCCGGAGAGATGAAGCCGGGAGAGTTCTTTTCCTTTTTGGCTGCCATGTTCATGGCGTATGCCCCTCTCCGGAAAATGTCCGGGGCCAATGAGTCGGTTCAGCGTGCGCTTGCGGGGGCTCAGCGAGTGTTTCAAGTCCTGGATCTGGAAAGTGAATTAGCGAAAGACGAGGGCAAAAAAATTCTTCCTCCCATGACGAAAAATTTGGAATTTTCCGGTGTCAACTTCAGGTATGAGGGCTCTGACGAGGCGGCCTTGCACGGGATCAATTTCACGATCAACGTCGGGGAAGTGGTGGCCTTCGTCGGGGCCAGTGGTAGTGGAAAAACCACTCTCGTGAGTTTGGTCCCACGGTTTTATCGCCCGACAGAAGGAGCCGTGAAAATTGATGGTGAGGATATTCGCCTGGTTGATCGATCGTCGCTGAGGCGGCAGATTGGCATCGTGTCTCAAGAAACCGTGTTATTTGATGATACGATCAGAAATAATATCGCCTATGGCCGTCTGGATGCGAGTGAAGAGGCGGTCATTGAGGCGGCTCGCGCCGCCTTTGCCTGGGAATTTATTGAGCGGCTCCCTCAGGGGCTGGATACGCTGGTTGGTGAAAATGGACTACGATTATCGGGAGGACAACGTCAACGACTCGCGATTGCCAGGGCCATTCTGCGGGATCCCCCGATTCTGATTCTGGACGAGGCGACGTCCGCTCTGGATTCGGAATCTGAGAAGTTGGTGCAAAAAGCTCTGGCAAATCTGGTAAAAGCCCGAACGACCCTGATCATTGCCCACCGATTGTCCACGGTGCAACATGCCGATCGTATTGTGGTGATGAATCGCGGAAAAATTGAAGAGATCGGCACTCATGCCACCTTGCTTCAACAGGGAGGCCTCTATACTCGATTGTATCAAACGCAATTTTTACTAACTCAACCCGAACCGTTACCGACGACCTCCTAA
- a CDS encoding 3-deoxy-D-manno-octulosonic acid transferase: protein MYYVIYNVLLVLAFPIIIGLLLTKKRSQRGLWCRLGAVPAELRDLQKPVIWIHAVSLGEVATIVPLLHAMKARYPQWPLVVSTVTETGREVVIKRLEGVAVHCYAPVDFWWAVDRYIRILQPQLFILVESEFWPNLLKNLERHRVPICLVNGRISSRSFARYRWVRGMMKQVLSCLDLALMQSEHDAERIGRLGAEPNTIHVTGNMKFDQGLGQGHSADTHVSFRALFACQAAEVLIVAGSTHPQEEECLLDAYRQVIAQHPQAVLVMAPRHIERAAALEKVIQQYGFACVRRSRLVKDVGEQAFQKGPRVIVLDTRGELAFVYREAWVTFVGGTLVPVGGHNLLEPAQWGRPVLFGPYVDHCRDIAGRLLRAGGGIQIQNQEDLASQWVRLIAHPSAAEEMGQRALEMVRTHGGVITRNLQWIDQLLNKDNSAFFSLSAKGPSSRKSQEVLR from the coding sequence ATGTATTATGTAATATATAATGTGCTGCTGGTTCTGGCCTTTCCCATTATCATCGGTCTTCTGCTGACAAAAAAACGCAGTCAACGCGGCCTATGGTGCCGGCTTGGGGCCGTTCCTGCCGAATTGCGGGATCTGCAAAAACCGGTCATCTGGATTCATGCCGTCTCCCTGGGCGAGGTGGCCACAATCGTTCCTCTGCTCCACGCGATGAAAGCACGGTATCCTCAATGGCCGTTGGTCGTGTCCACGGTGACGGAGACCGGTCGGGAAGTTGTGATCAAGCGTTTGGAGGGTGTGGCTGTCCATTGTTATGCTCCCGTTGATTTTTGGTGGGCGGTTGACCGGTATATCCGTATACTTCAGCCTCAGCTCTTTATTTTGGTCGAATCCGAATTCTGGCCCAATCTGCTGAAAAATCTTGAACGGCATCGGGTGCCGATCTGTCTTGTCAACGGGAGAATCTCTTCACGATCCTTTGCCAGATATCGCTGGGTCAGAGGTATGATGAAGCAGGTGTTGAGCTGTCTCGATCTGGCCTTAATGCAATCGGAACACGATGCTGAGCGCATCGGCCGGTTAGGGGCCGAGCCAAATACTATTCATGTCACCGGGAATATGAAGTTTGATCAAGGGCTTGGGCAAGGACATTCTGCCGATACTCATGTTTCTTTCAGAGCACTCTTCGCGTGCCAAGCTGCTGAGGTACTCATTGTGGCCGGGAGTACGCACCCTCAGGAAGAAGAGTGTTTGTTGGATGCGTACCGGCAGGTGATTGCCCAACACCCACAGGCGGTACTGGTGATGGCTCCACGCCATATCGAGCGTGCGGCTGCGCTTGAAAAGGTTATTCAACAGTATGGATTCGCTTGTGTCCGTCGCAGCCGGTTGGTGAAGGATGTCGGAGAACAGGCTTTTCAGAAGGGCCCCCGTGTCATTGTGTTAGACACCAGAGGGGAGTTGGCCTTTGTCTACCGGGAGGCCTGGGTCACTTTTGTGGGAGGTACACTGGTTCCGGTTGGCGGACATAATTTGTTGGAACCTGCACAATGGGGTCGCCCCGTTCTATTTGGTCCCTATGTCGATCATTGCCGGGACATTGCCGGACGGCTTCTGAGAGCAGGGGGAGGCATACAAATTCAGAATCAGGAGGATTTGGCCTCTCAATGGGTTCGTTTGATCGCGCATCCTTCAGCAGCCGAAGAGATGGGCCAAAGGGCGTTGGAAATGGTCCGGACCCATGGGGGCGTCATCACCAGGAATCTTCAATGGATTGATCAACTCTTGAACAAGGACAATTCGGCCTTTTTTTCTTTGTCGGCGAAAGGGCCTTCTTCACGCAAATCTCAAGAAGTGCTCCGATAA
- a CDS encoding lysophospholipid acyltransferase family protein, with the protein MLNWIKLSVAPPLAAHMIRMLGHTMRISTVGGEAVDELYRQGRKIIIAFWHGRQLMMPLAYRGQQASILISQHRDGEIIARIMGYFGFQSIRGSSTRGGIRATRQLLKAGRNGGDLVVTPDGPKGPACTVQSGVIYLAKATGLPIIPLTFACSKKKFLRVGIVSRYPIPVGSGCLYGAHPSG; encoded by the coding sequence ATGTTGAATTGGATCAAACTGTCCGTCGCTCCGCCATTGGCCGCACACATGATTCGCATGTTGGGGCATACGATGCGTATATCCACTGTCGGTGGGGAAGCCGTGGACGAGTTGTATCGCCAAGGCCGAAAGATCATTATTGCCTTTTGGCATGGCCGTCAGTTGATGATGCCGTTGGCCTACCGTGGGCAACAGGCCTCAATTTTGATTAGCCAACATCGGGATGGAGAAATCATCGCGCGAATCATGGGATATTTCGGATTTCAGTCCATTCGCGGGTCGAGCACACGCGGGGGAATTCGAGCGACCAGGCAATTGTTGAAGGCTGGCCGGAATGGCGGGGATCTGGTTGTGACGCCCGATGGCCCGAAGGGACCGGCCTGCACGGTACAATCGGGAGTGATTTACCTGGCAAAGGCAACGGGATTGCCCATCATTCCTTTAACCTTTGCCTGCTCAAAAAAAAAGTTTTTACGAGTTGGGATCGTTTCCAGATACCCTATCCCGGTGGGGTCGGGTTGTTTGTATGGGGCCCACCCATCTGGGTAA